One window of the Salvelinus fontinalis isolate EN_2023a chromosome 2, ASM2944872v1, whole genome shotgun sequence genome contains the following:
- the LOC129822756 gene encoding F-box/LRR-repeat protein 12-like isoform X1: MSKDVSRFVVYPCLSGPTYNDISADLIRVLITSCLRPLTFCNQNTMLMLALKAYFLPVDELTLKNVQVITQTLMHCFFSMSPSLDVVVLQLLSLPLVSILGQVTSRMLWVLLRQYLGTGLRCLQLRGLLLSARGGAFLSESWLKALSSRCPRLRSLSLLHADLRGLRSCQLLPTTLQVLELRGCELPQGFFTQTPPSPENQAGAASTAATQQQGRGQTGKVPASTSGIAIEMLVLDNVPSFTDLHLQSLASWLKLSRLELRNVLRVTAEGLRRSAAQETDSGLNGLSRLKYLEIGHFGRPGAQLQMASLGLGVGWLGLEELSLGGKEVGPGLLSASRLRDLKRLRLRCCKLREMQVLRSCRTLRELRRLEFCEVFFQVCPKTPERGGERQVEEGREDGADGGDGSNDKLDENDPVPSLRRSLAALLPQCTLLFTNCTVTITSD; the protein is encoded by the coding sequence ATGTCTAAAGACGTCAGCCGTTTTGTGGTATATCCATGTCTCTCAGGTCCTACATACAATGATATTTCAGCAGACTTGATTCGAGTATTGATAACTTCCTGTTTGAGGCCTCTCACCTTCTGCAACCAAAATACAATGTTGATGCTTGCATTGAAGGCTTATTTCCTACCTGTTGACGAGCTAACTCTAAAGAATGTTCAAGTCATCACTCAAACACTGATGCATTGTTTCTTCTCCATGTCTCCCTCATTGGATGTTGTCGTTCTACAACTGCTCTCCCTGCCCTTGGTGTCCATTTTGGGTCAGGTGACGTCGCGCATGCTGTGGGTTCTACTGCGCCAGTATCTGGGCACTGGGCTCCGATGCCTGCAGCTGCGTGGCTTGCTGCTCTCTGCTAGAGGCGGGGCATTTCTCTCAGAGTCCTGGCTTAAGGCTTTGTCCTCCAGGTGCCCCCGTCTGCGCAGTCTTTCCCTGCTGCACGCAGACCTGAGAGGCTTGCGTAGCTGCCAGCTCCTGCCCACAACGCTGCAGGTCCTAGAGTTGCGTGGCTGTGAGCTACCACAGGGCTTTTTCACCCAGACCCCACCCAGTCCTGAGAATCAAGCTGGAGCTGCATCAACTGCTGCTACTCAGCAACAGGGACGCGGTCAGACTGGAAAAGTGCCTGCCTCCACGTCAGGGATTGCCATTGAGATGTTGGTCCTTGATAACGTGCCCTCCTTCACAGACCTGCACCTGCAGAGTCTGGCATCTTGGTTGAAGCTTAGCCGCCTAGAGCTGCGCAACGTCCTTCGGGTCACAGCGGAAGGTCTTAGGCGCAGTGCTGCCCAAGAAACCGACTCGGGCTTAAACGGGCTCTCCAGGCTCAAGTACCTGGAGATAGGGCACTTTGGACGGCCTGGCGCCCAACTACAGATGGCCTCCCTGGGGCTGGGGGTGGGCTGGCTCGGCCTAGAGGAGCTAAGCCTTGGCGGTAAGGAGGTGGGACCAGGCCTGCTGTCTGCCAGCCGCCTGAGGGACCTGAAGCGCCTGCGCCTCAGATGCTGCAAGCTGAGGGAGATGCAGGTGCTACGGAGCTGCAGGACGCTGCGGGAGCTGCGTCGGTTGGAGTTCTGTGAGGTGTTCTTCCAGGTTTGCCCAAAGAcaccagagagggggggggagaggcaggttgaggaggggagggaggatggCGCAGACGGTGGTGATGGAAGCAATGATAAACTGGATGAGAATGACCCTGTGCCAAGTCTGCGCCGTTCACTTGCTGCTCTGCTGCCACAATGTACACTACTATTCACCAACTGCACTGTTACAATAACATCAGACTAG
- the LOC129822756 gene encoding F-box/LRR-repeat protein 12-like isoform X2 translates to MADFRTSTLDYFPENILIDILSYLGVRELIRTGRVCKRWRRLVKDQRLWRAVDLTTWKGVTSRMLWVLLRQYLGTGLRCLQLRGLLLSARGGAFLSESWLKALSSRCPRLRSLSLLHADLRGLRSCQLLPTTLQVLELRGCELPQGFFTQTPPSPENQAGAASTAATQQQGRGQTGKVPASTSGIAIEMLVLDNVPSFTDLHLQSLASWLKLSRLELRNVLRVTAEGLRRSAAQETDSGLNGLSRLKYLEIGHFGRPGAQLQMASLGLGVGWLGLEELSLGGKEVGPGLLSASRLRDLKRLRLRCCKLREMQVLRSCRTLRELRRLEFCEVFFQVCPKTPERGGERQVEEGREDGADGGDGSNDKLDENDPVPSLRRSLAALLPQCTLLFTNCTVTITSD, encoded by the exons ATGGCAGACTTTAGAACTTCTACTCTCGATTATTTCCCAGAGAACATTTTAATTGATATTTTATCATATTTAGGTGTGCGAGAGCTCATCAGAACTGGAAG GGTGTGTAAGAGATGGAGACGCCTTGTAAAAGACCAACGACTATGGCGAGCTGTTGATCTAACTACATGGAAAGGG GTGACGTCGCGCATGCTGTGGGTTCTACTGCGCCAGTATCTGGGCACTGGGCTCCGATGCCTGCAGCTGCGTGGCTTGCTGCTCTCTGCTAGAGGCGGGGCATTTCTCTCAGAGTCCTGGCTTAAGGCTTTGTCCTCCAGGTGCCCCCGTCTGCGCAGTCTTTCCCTGCTGCACGCAGACCTGAGAGGCTTGCGTAGCTGCCAGCTCCTGCCCACAACGCTGCAGGTCCTAGAGTTGCGTGGCTGTGAGCTACCACAGGGCTTTTTCACCCAGACCCCACCCAGTCCTGAGAATCAAGCTGGAGCTGCATCAACTGCTGCTACTCAGCAACAGGGACGCGGTCAGACTGGAAAAGTGCCTGCCTCCACGTCAGGGATTGCCATTGAGATGTTGGTCCTTGATAACGTGCCCTCCTTCACAGACCTGCACCTGCAGAGTCTGGCATCTTGGTTGAAGCTTAGCCGCCTAGAGCTGCGCAACGTCCTTCGGGTCACAGCGGAAGGTCTTAGGCGCAGTGCTGCCCAAGAAACCGACTCGGGCTTAAACGGGCTCTCCAGGCTCAAGTACCTGGAGATAGGGCACTTTGGACGGCCTGGCGCCCAACTACAGATGGCCTCCCTGGGGCTGGGGGTGGGCTGGCTCGGCCTAGAGGAGCTAAGCCTTGGCGGTAAGGAGGTGGGACCAGGCCTGCTGTCTGCCAGCCGCCTGAGGGACCTGAAGCGCCTGCGCCTCAGATGCTGCAAGCTGAGGGAGATGCAGGTGCTACGGAGCTGCAGGACGCTGCGGGAGCTGCGTCGGTTGGAGTTCTGTGAGGTGTTCTTCCAGGTTTGCCCAAAGAcaccagagagggggggggagaggcaggttgaggaggggagggaggatggCGCAGACGGTGGTGATGGAAGCAATGATAAACTGGATGAGAATGACCCTGTGCCAAGTCTGCGCCGTTCACTTGCTGCTCTGCTGCCACAATGTACACTACTATTCACCAACTGCACTGTTACAATAACATCAGACTAG